GAGTGGAAGTCCTGCGCGGCTCACGCTCGGTGATCTACGGCAGCGATGCCATTGGCGGGGTGATTCAGGTCTTCACCCGCCGCAATGCCGAGCAAGGCCTGCAACCGCGCCTGAAACTGGGTGTTGGCAGCCACCAGACCTGGGAACGCAGCCTCGGCCTCTCCGGTGGCGATGAACACACGCGCTTCAACCTCGGCGCGAGTGTGGATGAAACTGCCGGTATCAACTCGACGCACACCTCATTCCCCAGCGATGGCGACCATGACGCCTACCGCAACCAGTCCCTGAGCTTGAACCTCAGCCACGCCTTCAGCGATGAGTTGGAGCTGGGCTTCAACCTGTTGGATAGCCGTGGCAAGTCGGAGTACGACAACAGCTTCGGCCGCTATGACGTCGCCAGCGGGCAAACCGTCGGGCAAAAGCCTTACACCGACTACAGCGTCAGCAGCGCCAGCGGCTATGTCGATGCCGCATTCAACGAGCGCTGGCAATCACGCCTGGAGCTGGGCCACAGCGAAAACCGCGATACCAAACGCGACACCCTCAGCGATGACTTCAGCGTGTTCAATACCTACCGCGACTCGGTCAACTGGCAGAACGACTTGACGCTGAACGACCGGAACAGCCTGATTCTCGGCGGCGACTGGTACGAAGACCGCTTCCACGGCTCCACGACCTTTACCGAAAACAGCCGCTGGAACCGCGCGGCATTCGTGCAGCATCGCTTCCACGGCGACTGGTTCTCCACGGAACTGGGCGTGCGTCGCGACCAGAACCAGCAGTTCGGCAGCCAGAACAGCTGGAGCGGCACCGTCACCTTGCCGCTCAACCCGGACAACGACTTGCTGTTGAGTTACAGCGAAGGCTTCCGCGCGCCGACCTTCAATGACCTGTACTACCCCGACACCCAGTACAGCAACCCCAACCTGCAGCCCGAAACCTCGAAAAGCTACGAGCTGCAATGGCGTAGCCAGTTGAGCGACAGCACACACCTGGAAGCCTCGCTGTACCGCACCGACTTGAGCGATGCGATCATCCTCGACCGCGCCGGCAAGCCGCAGAACGTGGCGACGGCACGCATCAATGGCTTCGAAGCCGCGCTCAAGCAGGAGCTGTTCGGCTGGCAAGGCAACCTGGGGCTGTCGCTCATCGACCCACGCGACCGCGACAGCGGCCACACCCTGGCTCGCCGGGCGCGGCGTACGCTGAGCCTGGATCTGGACCGGCAGTTCGACGCGCTGGGGGTGGGCGCAAGCTGGCAGGCGATCAGCAGCAGCTATGACGATGAAGACAACAGGCAACGCCTGGGCGGTTATGCCTTGCTTGGGCTGCGCAGCCGTTGGGCGGTAACTCGGGAAGTGGCGTTGTCGTTGAAGGTTGATAACCTGCTGGACAAGGCTTATGCGCGGGCGCGTTACAGCTATGACGATCCGAGCTTCTTGAATAACCAGGATTATCGGGAGGAAGGTCGGGTGTGGATGTTTGGGGTGACTTGGACGCCTGATATCTGAGGTGTACATACCGGCCTCATCGCAGGCAAGCCAGCTCCCACAGGGGAATGCATTTCAAAAGGTGGGAGCTGGCTTGCCTGCGAAAGCGGTGTCACAGGTTCGGAGCAACCACCTGACACAACCGCGCCACCGCTTCCAACATCTGCCCACTGGGCCGCTCAAGTCCTTTATCCGGAACCAGCCGCACACGCGCCGCCATCGCCGGCCAGACGTTCCAGGCCTCCTTCTGCGCCTGGTCGCCCACCAGAATCAACTCGGGATCACGCTGCAACACCGCTTCGATACTCACCTGCGGCGCCGGCAACTTGAGGTCATCAAACACGTTGCGCGCACCGCACACACTCAACGCATCGCTGATGATCTGGCCGCCGCCTACCGTATACAGCGGCGTGTTCCACACTTGGTAGAACACCCGCAACGGCTCGGCACGCTGATAGCGCTGGCGCAGTTCGGCCAGGCGCTGGCGCAACTGCGCGGCGAGCTGCCGACCGGCTTGCGCGCGGCCCAATTGCTCGGCAATGGCCTGGACCTGGGTAGTGAGCTGTTCAAGGTCATGGGGTTCGGCGACGTACACCGCAATGTTCAGACGCTGCAGTTGCTCACGCTGCGCCGGGCCGACGCTGCCGGGCCACAGCAGGATCAAGTCGGGCTGGAGGCTGAGCAGGCGCTCCATGTTCAATTGGCCGTAATGCCCCACGGACGGCACTTGCGCCAGGACGGGCGGGCGATCGCCGCCGTCGAGCAGGCCCACCAGCAGGTCGGCAGCGCCCAGTTCGACCACAATTTCAGACAAGGACGGTGCCAGGCTGACGACCCGCTCGGCCGCCAATGCCTGGGCGCTCAATGCCAATAGCAGGAGCGCCAGCCAGCGACGCATCATCCCAGCTGACGCGGGATGCGATAGAGGTAAAACAGCACGGTGGTCGACAGCGCCAGGAGAAACAGCGGCACGGCTTCCAGGCCGACGAACACCGCCAGCGCACCGATCCAGGCGGGGATGCCGGCCACCAGCAAGGCCGTGCGCCGGCGCGCCGCCAGGGTGATCCAGGCGGCCGGTTCTTCGGGGGTATCGAGGGCTTTGGAGGTGGCGATCAACGCGTGTTTATAGCCGTTGAAGTAGCGCAGGGTGAGAAACATCGAGGCCACGCCGGCAATGAAGAACGGCATGGCCAGCACCGGCAGCAGGGACTCGCCACGGCCAAATACCAGGTTGATCACGAACAACGGCAGCAACGCCAGGGCCAGGTACTGCCACCAACTGAAGGAGAGTCGCCGTTTTACCTGGCCACGGGTCACGCGCGGTCGACCTCGCCCTGGTGCTCGTTGCCCATCATGTGGTCGAGCTTGCTGGCCTTGGTGGCCAGGTAGAGCTTGTTGTGCGGGTTGTGCCCGGTGTGCAACGGCACGCGCTCGGCCACGGTGATGCCCATCTCGGTCAAGGCTTTGACCTTGCGCGGGTTGTTGGTCATCAAGCGCAGGGACTGGACGCCCAAGTGTTGCAGCATCGGCAGGCAGATCGCATAGTCGCGCTGGTCGGCGGCAAAGCCCAGGCGCTCGTTGGCTTCGACGGTATCGGCGCCGCCATCCTGCAGCTCGTAGGCGCGGATCTTGTTCATCAGGCCAATGCCACGGCCTTCCTGGCGCAAGTACAGCAGCACGCCACGGCCTTCGTGGGCGATGGCGCGCATGGCGGCCTCCAGTTGCGAACCACAGTCGCAACGCTGGCTGAACAACGCATCGCCAGTCAGGCATTCGGAGTGCACCCGACCCAGCACCGGCGCGCCGTCAGCGATATCGCCGAGGCTGAGCACAACATGTTCACGCCCGGTGCCTTCTTCGAGAAAGCCGTGCATGGTGAACGTGGCAAAAGGGGTAGGCAGCTTGGAAGCGGCGACGAAAACGACGGGCACCGTGTGCTCCTGATTTCAGTTTTTTCAAAGGCGGCCATTGTAACAGCAGGTTCCTACAGACGCTTAAGCTGAATGATCGCTGATAAAGATCAATCGGTTCGATTGGTGTTTGCTTTGGTTCTATGCAGGCCGCGTCGGGGCGCACCGTTAAAAATGCTGGTAACCGCGTACGGCCGGGGTGATGTCCTGGCCGTTGGCGTCGAGCAATGTCACTCCCTGCCCCGTCTGCACCCGGCCGATCACGTGGATCGGCCAGCCCTCGGCCAGCAGCGACGGCAATTGTGCAGCTGGCAAGGTGAAGGCCAGCACGTAATCGTCGCCACCGCTCAACGCGGCCACGCGCGCTGCGTCATCGCCGACAAATGCCAGCAAGGCTTTTGACAACGGCAGCTTGCGATGCTCGATCAACAGGCTGACCTGTGATGCCTTGGCGATATGCCCGCAATCGGCCAGCAGCCCGTCGGAGATATCCATGGCTGCCGTGGCCTTGCCGCGCAGCGCCAGGCCAAGGGCCAGTTGCGGTTGCGGCGACCAGTAATGGGCCAGCAGCGGCTCGGCGATGGCGGCTTCGGCGCTGCGCTGGCCCAATACCAGCGGCAAGGCGCCGGCGGCGTTGCCGAGCTCGCCACCGACACAGAGCAGATCGCCCGGTTGTGCGCCGCTGCGCGTGAGGGCCTGCCCGGCCGGCACGCGACCAAACACGGTCAGGGTCAGGCTCAACGGCCCGCGCGTGGTATCACCGCCCACCAGGCCGACGCCGCAGTTCTGCGCCATGAGGTTCAAACCCAAGGCATAGCGCTGCAGCCAATCGGCATCGACCGTCGGCGTGGTGAGGGCAAGGGTAAACGCAAGAGGATGGGCGCCCATGGCGGCCAGGTCGCTCACCGCCACGGCCAACGAGCGCTGGCCCAGCAAGAACGGGTCGCAGGGGTCGGCAAAATGCACCCCGGCCACCAGCGTATCGGTAGAAATTGCCAGCTGCTCCCCGGCAGGGAGCGCCAGCAAGGCGCAGTCGTCGCCGATCCCCAGGACAATGCCTTCGCCGCCTTGCGCACAGGGCGCGGCGGCAAAATACTTGCGGATCAGCTCGAACTCGCCCATTCGGGAGTCAAGCGCGGATTAGCGCTTGTACGCCTTCACTTCGGCTTCCCGCAGGCGCGGGGCCAGCTTGTCGAGCACGCCGTTGACAAACTTGTGGCCGTCGGTCGAACCATAGACTTTCGCCAGTTCAATGCCTTCGTTGATCACCACGCGATACGGCACGTCGACGCGCTTGAGCAGCTCCCAGGTGGACAGGCGCATCACGCACAGCTCGACCGGGTCCAGCTCTTCGAGGGTCAGGTCCAGGCAGGGCGCCAGCGCCGTGTCGATCTCGGTCAGGTTGGCATGCACACCGTGCAGGATGTCGTGGAAGTAAGGCAGGTCAGCGAAGGTAAAGTCGTTGTCGACACGAAACTGTGCTTCGATTTCGTTCAACGACGTACCCGCCATCTGGCGCTGATACAACGCCTGGGTCGCCAACTGACGAGCCGCGCGGCGCTTCTCGTTCTTGGATGGCTTGCCGGCGTCCGCCGGGCGTGGTTCGCGCGGGTTGAAGTTGTCGCTCTCGTCGGAAATCACTTGGCCTCCAGCTGCGACAGCAGGCTGACCATTTCCAGGGCGGACAGGGCAGCTTCAGCGCCTTTGTTACCGGCCTTGGTGCCGGAACGCTCGATGGCTTGCTCGATGGAATCCACGGTCAGTACGCCAAACGCGACCGGCACGCCGAACTCCATGGACACCTGGGCCAGGCCCTTGGTGCATTCGCCAGCCACGTATTCGAAGTGCGGCGTACCGCCACGAATGACCGCGCCCAGGGCGATGATTGCCGCGTATTCGCCCTGCTGAGCAACTTTTTGCGCAACCAGTGGAATTTCGAAGGCGCCAGGCGCACGGATAAGGGTGATATCGCTTTCGCTCACACCGTGGCGAACCAGGGCATCCACGGCACCGCTTACCAGGCTTTCAACCACGAAGCTGTTGAAGCGGCCAACTACGAGGGCGTAGCGGCCTTTGGGGGCGATGAAGGTACCTTCGATGGTCTTCAGGGTCATTCGACAAATCTCTTAAAGAGCCGGGACGCGTGTAGGACGCGCCCCTTAGTGATATTTGAACCGCGAACAAGGGCGACAATCGCCGGCCTTTATTCGGAGGGCACGTATTCTACTACTTCCAGGTCGAAACCGGATATCGCATTAAATTTCATTGGCGCACTCATCAGGCGCATTTTGCGCACGCCCAAGTCACGCAGGATCTGCGAGCCGGCACCGACGATGCTGTAGGTGGTCGGTGTTTTCACCTGGGTCTGCTCGGCGGTTTCACGGATATGCGCCAGCAGCACATCGCCATCGACCGGGTTGCCCAACAGCAGCACCACGCCGCTGCCGGCCTCGGACACCGCCGCCATCGCGGCGCGCAGGCTCCACCGGCCCGGTTGCTTGACCATCAGCAGGTCGCGCAGCGGATCCATGTTGTGCACGCGCACCAGGGTCGGTACGTCGGCACTGATGGTGCCCAGCGTCAGCGCCATGTGCACGTCGCCTTCCACCGAATCACGGTAGGTCACCAAATTGAATTGGCCCAGCTCACTGTCCAGCGGCTGCTCGGCAATCCGCTGAACGGTACGTTCGTGGATCATCCGGTAGTGGATCAGGTCGGCGATGGTGCCGATCTTGATGCCGTGTTCGGCGGCAAAGGCTTCGAGTTCGGCGCGACGGGCCATGGTGCCGTCGTCGTTCATCACTTCGCAGATCACACCGCTCGGCTCGAACCCGGCCATGCGCGCCAGGTCGCAGGCGGCTTCGGTGTGGCCGGCGCGGGCCAGGGTGCCGCCCGGTTGGGCCATCAGCGGGAAGATGTGGCCAGGGCTGACGATGTCTTCGGCCTTGGCGTCTTTCGCGGCGGCGGCCTGCACGGTGCGCGCGCGGTCAGCGGCGGAGATCCCGGTGGTGACGCCCGTGGTGGCTTCGATGGACACGGTGAACTTGGTGCCGAAGCCCGAACCATTGCGCGGCGCCATCAACGGCAACTTGAGCAGCTCGCAGCGCTCGCGGCTCATGGGCATGCAAATCAGCCCACGGGCGTGCTTGGCCATGAAGTTGATGTGCTCAGCCTGGCAGGCCTCGGCCGCCATGATGATGTCGCCTTCGTTCTCGCGGTCTTCGTCATCCATCAGGATGACCATCTTGCCTTGGCGGATGTCTTCAACCAGTTCTTCGATGCTATTGAGCGCCACGCGGCACCCCCTTGGTCAGGATTTGAGGTAGCCGTTGGCGGCTAGAAAACTTTCGGTGATGTTGCCAGGCCCCTGCAAAGAGTCAGGCTCTGCGGCCTTATCGCCCTTAAGCAGGCGTTCCAGGTAACGGGCAAGCAAGTCGACTTCCAGGTTCACCCGGCGACCTGGCTGGTAGGACGCCATGATGGTTTCGCTGAGGGTGTGGGGAATGATGGTCAGTTCGAATTCGGCGCCATTGACGGCGTTCACGGTCAGGCTGGTGCCGTCGACGGTGATCGAGCCTTTGTGGGCGATGTACTTGGCCAGTTCTTTGGGCGCGCGGATGCGAAATTCCACGGCGCGGGCGTTTTCGCTGCGGGCAACCACTTCGCCGACGCCGTCGACGTGGCCGCTGACCAGGTGACCGCCCAGCCGCGTGGTCGGGGTCAGGGCTTTTTCCAGGTTCACCGGGCTGCCGGCCTTGAGGTCGTTCATCGCGGTGCAGTCCAGGGTCTCCCGGCTGACGTCGGCGGCAAAGCCGTTGCCCGGCAATTCGACGACGGTCAGGCACACGCCACTGACGGCGATGCTGTCACCCAGCTTGACGTCGCCCAGGTCGAGCTTGCCGGTTTCAACCAACAGGCGCACGTCGCCGCCTTTTGGGGTCATGGCGCGGATGCTGCCGATGGATTCGATAATGCCGGTGAACATTTCGTTCTCCTGAAAACGGGGGCTGACGCGCAAGCGCAGGCCGGGAATTATACGCTCGCTGCGGGTAGCGGGATGGCAGTGACTCGCCAGTCGTCGCCCACAGCGCGCATTTCAGTGATCTTGAGGTGGGGGGCGTCGGCCAGTTTCTCAAGCGGCCAGTCCAGCAAAGGGCGGGCGGCGGAGCCAAGGAACTTGCCGGCGATGAAAATCACATATTCATCCACCAGGCCTTGTTGGGCAAACGCGCCCGCCAGGCTTGGGCCGGCTTCCACCAATACTTCGTTGACGCCACGGGCGGCCAGCGCGACCAATGCCGAGCGCAGGTCGACCTGGCCCTCGACACCCGGCACCACCAGGCACTCGGGGCCCCGAGGAAACTGGTTTTCCGGGGTGACGCAGGTAATCACCAGCGCCGGGCCAGCCTTGAAGAACGGCGCGTTGAGCGGCACACGCAGACGGCCGTCGATCAGCACGCGCAGCGGCGGGCGCGACATGGCCAGGGCGGTGGTGGCTTCGTCCAGGCCCAGCTCGGCGGCGCGCACGGTCAGGCGCGCACCGTCGGCCAGCACCGTGTCGGCGCCGGTCAGCACCACACTGGCTTCGGCACGCAGGCGCTGCACGGCGGCGCGGGCGGCGGGGCCGGTGATCCACTGGCTTTCGCCGCTGGCCATCGCGGTGCGCCCGTCCAGGCTCATCGCCAACTTGACCCGCACGAAAGGCAAGCCGTGTTCCATGCGTTTGAGGAACCCGGGGTTGAGCGCCCGCGCCTCGGCTTCCAGCACGCCGCTGCGCACCTCGATCCCGGCTTGGGCCAGACGCTGCATGCCGCGCCCGGCCACCTCAGGGTTCGGGTCCTGCATGCCGGCCACGACACGGGCGACACCGGCCGTGACCAACGCATCGGCACAGGGCGGCGTGCGCCCATGGTGACTGCACGGCTCCAGAGTCACGTACACCGTGGCGCCACGGGCCTTGGCACCTGCGGCGCGCAGGGCATTGGGCTCGGCATGGGGCTCGCCGGTGCGCTCGTGCCAGCCTTCGCCGACGATCTGCCCATCGCGCACGATCACGCAGCCTACCCGGGGGTTGGGATGGGTGGTGTACAGGCCCTTGCGCGCCAGTTCGAGGGCGCGGGCCATGTAGTGGGCGTCGAGGACAGCCTGCTCTGTCATGGAAGGTGGATTCATTCTTTGATCGGCTCACGGGCCAGGCGGTCGATCTCTTCGCGGAACTCATTGAGGTCCTGGAAGCGTCGATACACCGAGGCGAAACGGATGTAGGCGACTTCGTCGAGCTTTTGCAGCTCGCCCATCACCAGCTCTCCCACCACCAGGCTCTTGACCTCACGCTCGCCGGTGGCGCGCAGCTTGTGCTTGATATGCACCAGCGCCGCCTCCAGCCGCTCGACACTCACCGGGCGTTTTTCCAGGGCGCGCTGCATACCGGCGCGCAGTTTGTCTTCGTCGAAAGGTTGGCGGCTGCCGTCGGACTTGATCAGACGTGGCAGCACCAGTTCGGCGGTTTCGAAGGTGGTGAAACGTTCACCGCAGCCAGAGGCCAGGCATTCGCGCCGGCGACGTACTTGATCGCCCTCGGCGACCAGACGTGAGTCAATGACCTTGGTGTCGTTGGCACCGCAGAAGGGACAGTGCATGGTTGGCAGGCAACAAATAAAGGGAGGGCCATGGTAGCGCATCCCCGTGGCAAGACAAGCCATAGCCTTTACGGTATATAGGCAGGCTTATATGTTTCATATTATTCAAGCCACGGATTTTGTCCTTTCTGGAGCCGTATATGCAGTTACGACCACTTGTTTTACTCACCTTGTTCAGTGTTCTGGTCGCCTGCAGCAGCGAAGCACCCAAGCCTTCCGCGCCACAACCCACGCCTGCGCAAGAGAAAAAAGTCCCAGGCATTGAAGACCTTGGCCCGTTGCCGGCCTACCAGCGCGAGATCAACGGCAGCCTGAGTAACGTGCCGGCCGGCGCCGAAGTCGAGATGGCCTTGCTGGTGATCGACGACCGTTCACGTCCGCAACAACTGCTCGCCAGCAGCGTACTGACCGGCAACGGCAAGCCACTGGCCTTCCGCCTGCGCTTCAACCCCGAGGCGTTCCCGGCCGGTGCGCGGGTTGAACTGCGCGGCCGCGCCAGCCAGTCCGGCCAGTTGATCCTGCACCTGCCGGCCGTACGTATTACCCAGGCGATCACCCAGACCACCGGCCCCCTGGAACTCGTCAAGGCACCATGACGCCACCGTTGGACTTGCAGCACGCCCTGAGCGAGCTGATCGGCGATGCTCACCTGGTGCCCTGCCCGCTGCCGGGCACCGCGCTGTCGCTGTGGCTGCTGGATGCGGACAACATGGACCGCGCCTTCAGCCCCGAAGAAACCCGACGCATCCTGCACGAACCGCCCTACTGGAGTTTTTGCTGGGCCAGCGGCCTGGCACTGGCGCGGTACCTGGCGGCGAATCCTGAATGGGTGGCCGGCAAACGCGTACTGGATTTTGGCGCGGGCTCCGGTGTCGCCGCGATTGCTGCGCTTAAAGCAGGCGCATCGGAAGTGGTCGCTTGCGACCTGGACCCGCTGGCGCTGGCAGCCTGCCGGGCCAATGCCGAACTCAATGGGGTGGAATTGGGTTATTCGGCGGATTTTTTCGCCGAAGCCGACCGCTTTGACCTGATCCTTGTCGCCGACGTGCTCTACGATCGCGCCAACCTGCCGCTGCTGGATCAGTTCCTGAGCCGTGGCCGAGAGGCACTGGTGGCGGATTCACGTGTGCGCGACTTCCAGCATCCGGCTTATCGGCGCCTGGAGATACTCGACGCGCTGACCCTGCCGGACCTGGCCGAGCCTTGGGAGTTTCGCAAGGTAAGCCTGTACCATTCGCGGCGCGCTTGAGGCCATCGCGGGCAAGCCCGCTCCCACATTTGACCGCACTCCTCTTTGGGAGCGGGCTTGCCTGCGATAGCGATCTAAAGCCCGACATGCTTTCAGCCAACCGCGCCAGCCCTTATAGTTGCCCCATTCCCGCTTTATTCGAGATTCCCCATGAGTGAGCCCACGCCCTACATCTTCGACGTCACCACCGCCAACTTCGAACAGGCGGTGATTCAGAATTCCTTCGAAAAACCTGTGCTGGTGGATTTCTGGGCCGAGTGGTGCGCGCCGTGCAAGGCGTTGATGCCGATGCTGGCGCAGATCGCCGAGAGTTATCAGGGCGAGTTGCTGCTGGCTAAGGTCGATTGCGAGGCCGAGCAGGATATCGTCGCGCGCTTTGGCATTCAAAGCCTGCCGACGGTGGTGTTGTTCAAGGACGGCCAGCCGGTGGATGGGTTTGCCGGGGCGCAGCCGGAGTCGGCGGTGCGGGCGATGCTCGAACCCCATGTGCAGATGCCGCCACCGGCCGCGGCAGATCCGTTGGAGCAGGCCCAGGCGTTGTTTGCCGAAGGCCGCATCAGCGATGCCGAGGCTCTGTTGGTGGCGCTGTTGGGCGAAGACAATACCAATGCTGGCGCGTTGATCCTGTATGCGCGCTGCCTGGCCGAGCGCGGTGAATTGGGTGAAGCCCAGACCGTGCTGGACGCGGTAAAAAGCGACGACCACAAAGCTGCCCTCGCCGGGGCCAAGGCGCAAATCACCTTTTTGCGTCAGGCCGCCGAGCTGCCGGACGCCGCTGACTTGAAAAGCCGCCTGGCGCAAAACCCGCAGGACGACGAAGCAGCCTACCAATTGGCGATCCAGCAACTGGCGCGCCAGCAGTACGATGCAGCGCTCGAAGGCTTGCTCAAGCTGTTTATCCGCAACCGTGGCTACAGCGAAGGCCTGCCGCACAAAACCTTGCTGCAGG
Above is a genomic segment from Pseudomonas azadiae containing:
- a CDS encoding TonB-dependent receptor domain-containing protein, giving the protein MKRLHLALLLLPTPDLLADTRDDALKLPNVVISANRQVQARNDSSAANTVFTRDDIDRLQPTRLTDLLSHVPGVQIAPTGGRGSLPGIYIRGTKSAQSLVLVDGQRIANSTSGDSGLQYLNVDQIERVEVLRGSRSVIYGSDAIGGVIQVFTRRNAEQGLQPRLKLGVGSHQTWERSLGLSGGDEHTRFNLGASVDETAGINSTHTSFPSDGDHDAYRNQSLSLNLSHAFSDELELGFNLLDSRGKSEYDNSFGRYDVASGQTVGQKPYTDYSVSSASGYVDAAFNERWQSRLELGHSENRDTKRDTLSDDFSVFNTYRDSVNWQNDLTLNDRNSLILGGDWYEDRFHGSTTFTENSRWNRAAFVQHRFHGDWFSTELGVRRDQNQQFGSQNSWSGTVTLPLNPDNDLLLSYSEGFRAPTFNDLYYPDTQYSNPNLQPETSKSYELQWRSQLSDSTHLEASLYRTDLSDAIILDRAGKPQNVATARINGFEAALKQELFGWQGNLGLSLIDPRDRDSGHTLARRARRTLSLDLDRQFDALGVGASWQAISSSYDDEDNRQRLGGYALLGLRSRWAVTREVALSLKVDNLLDKAYARARYSYDDPSFLNNQDYREEGRVWMFGVTWTPDI
- a CDS encoding cobalamin-binding protein — its product is MMRRWLALLLLALSAQALAAERVVSLAPSLSEIVVELGAADLLVGLLDGGDRPPVLAQVPSVGHYGQLNMERLLSLQPDLILLWPGSVGPAQREQLQRLNIAVYVAEPHDLEQLTTQVQAIAEQLGRAQAGRQLAAQLRQRLAELRQRYQRAEPLRVFYQVWNTPLYTVGGGQIISDALSVCGARNVFDDLKLPAPQVSIEAVLQRDPELILVGDQAQKEAWNVWPAMAARVRLVPDKGLERPSGQMLEAVARLCQVVAPNL
- a CDS encoding nuclear fragile X mental retardation-interacting protein 1, whose translation is MTRGQVKRRLSFSWWQYLALALLPLFVINLVFGRGESLLPVLAMPFFIAGVASMFLTLRYFNGYKHALIATSKALDTPEEPAAWITLAARRRTALLVAGIPAWIGALAVFVGLEAVPLFLLALSTTVLFYLYRIPRQLG
- the ribA gene encoding GTP cyclohydrolase II, whose amino-acid sequence is MPVVFVAASKLPTPFATFTMHGFLEEGTGREHVVLSLGDIADGAPVLGRVHSECLTGDALFSQRCDCGSQLEAAMRAIAHEGRGVLLYLRQEGRGIGLMNKIRAYELQDGGADTVEANERLGFAADQRDYAICLPMLQHLGVQSLRLMTNNPRKVKALTEMGITVAERVPLHTGHNPHNKLYLATKASKLDHMMGNEHQGEVDRA
- the thiL gene encoding thiamine-phosphate kinase is translated as MGEFELIRKYFAAAPCAQGGEGIVLGIGDDCALLALPAGEQLAISTDTLVAGVHFADPCDPFLLGQRSLAVAVSDLAAMGAHPLAFTLALTTPTVDADWLQRYALGLNLMAQNCGVGLVGGDTTRGPLSLTLTVFGRVPAGQALTRSGAQPGDLLCVGGELGNAAGALPLVLGQRSAEAAIAEPLLAHYWSPQPQLALGLALRGKATAAMDISDGLLADCGHIAKASQVSLLIEHRKLPLSKALLAFVGDDAARVAALSGGDDYVLAFTLPAAQLPSLLAEGWPIHVIGRVQTGQGVTLLDANGQDITPAVRGYQHF
- the nusB gene encoding transcription antitermination factor NusB; this encodes MISDESDNFNPREPRPADAGKPSKNEKRRAARQLATQALYQRQMAGTSLNEIEAQFRVDNDFTFADLPYFHDILHGVHANLTEIDTALAPCLDLTLEELDPVELCVMRLSTWELLKRVDVPYRVVINEGIELAKVYGSTDGHKFVNGVLDKLAPRLREAEVKAYKR
- the ribH gene encoding 6,7-dimethyl-8-ribityllumazine synthase → MTLKTIEGTFIAPKGRYALVVGRFNSFVVESLVSGAVDALVRHGVSESDITLIRAPGAFEIPLVAQKVAQQGEYAAIIALGAVIRGGTPHFEYVAGECTKGLAQVSMEFGVPVAFGVLTVDSIEQAIERSGTKAGNKGAEAALSALEMVSLLSQLEAK
- the ribBA gene encoding bifunctional 3,4-dihydroxy-2-butanone-4-phosphate synthase/GTP cyclohydrolase II — protein: MALNSIEELVEDIRQGKMVILMDDEDRENEGDIIMAAEACQAEHINFMAKHARGLICMPMSRERCELLKLPLMAPRNGSGFGTKFTVSIEATTGVTTGISAADRARTVQAAAAKDAKAEDIVSPGHIFPLMAQPGGTLARAGHTEAACDLARMAGFEPSGVICEVMNDDGTMARRAELEAFAAEHGIKIGTIADLIHYRMIHERTVQRIAEQPLDSELGQFNLVTYRDSVEGDVHMALTLGTISADVPTLVRVHNMDPLRDLLMVKQPGRWSLRAAMAAVSEAGSGVVLLLGNPVDGDVLLAHIRETAEQTQVKTPTTYSIVGAGSQILRDLGVRKMRLMSAPMKFNAISGFDLEVVEYVPSE
- a CDS encoding riboflavin synthase; protein product: MFTGIIESIGSIRAMTPKGGDVRLLVETGKLDLGDVKLGDSIAVSGVCLTVVELPGNGFAADVSRETLDCTAMNDLKAGSPVNLEKALTPTTRLGGHLVSGHVDGVGEVVARSENARAVEFRIRAPKELAKYIAHKGSITVDGTSLTVNAVNGAEFELTIIPHTLSETIMASYQPGRRVNLEVDLLARYLERLLKGDKAAEPDSLQGPGNITESFLAANGYLKS
- the ribD gene encoding bifunctional diaminohydroxyphosphoribosylaminopyrimidine deaminase/5-amino-6-(5-phosphoribosylamino)uracil reductase RibD yields the protein MNPPSMTEQAVLDAHYMARALELARKGLYTTHPNPRVGCVIVRDGQIVGEGWHERTGEPHAEPNALRAAGAKARGATVYVTLEPCSHHGRTPPCADALVTAGVARVVAGMQDPNPEVAGRGMQRLAQAGIEVRSGVLEAEARALNPGFLKRMEHGLPFVRVKLAMSLDGRTAMASGESQWITGPAARAAVQRLRAEASVVLTGADTVLADGARLTVRAAELGLDEATTALAMSRPPLRVLIDGRLRVPLNAPFFKAGPALVITCVTPENQFPRGPECLVVPGVEGQVDLRSALVALAARGVNEVLVEAGPSLAGAFAQQGLVDEYVIFIAGKFLGSAARPLLDWPLEKLADAPHLKITEMRAVGDDWRVTAIPLPAASV
- the nrdR gene encoding transcriptional regulator NrdR gives rise to the protein MHCPFCGANDTKVIDSRLVAEGDQVRRRRECLASGCGERFTTFETAELVLPRLIKSDGSRQPFDEDKLRAGMQRALEKRPVSVERLEAALVHIKHKLRATGEREVKSLVVGELVMGELQKLDEVAYIRFASVYRRFQDLNEFREEIDRLAREPIKE
- a CDS encoding YbaY family lipoprotein is translated as MQLRPLVLLTLFSVLVACSSEAPKPSAPQPTPAQEKKVPGIEDLGPLPAYQREINGSLSNVPAGAEVEMALLVIDDRSRPQQLLASSVLTGNGKPLAFRLRFNPEAFPAGARVELRGRASQSGQLILHLPAVRITQAITQTTGPLELVKAP
- a CDS encoding class I SAM-dependent methyltransferase: MTPPLDLQHALSELIGDAHLVPCPLPGTALSLWLLDADNMDRAFSPEETRRILHEPPYWSFCWASGLALARYLAANPEWVAGKRVLDFGAGSGVAAIAALKAGASEVVACDLDPLALAACRANAELNGVELGYSADFFAEADRFDLILVADVLYDRANLPLLDQFLSRGREALVADSRVRDFQHPAYRRLEILDALTLPDLAEPWEFRKVSLYHSRRA
- the trxA gene encoding thioredoxin, yielding MSEPTPYIFDVTTANFEQAVIQNSFEKPVLVDFWAEWCAPCKALMPMLAQIAESYQGELLLAKVDCEAEQDIVARFGIQSLPTVVLFKDGQPVDGFAGAQPESAVRAMLEPHVQMPPPAAADPLEQAQALFAEGRISDAEALLVALLGEDNTNAGALILYARCLAERGELGEAQTVLDAVKSDDHKAALAGAKAQITFLRQAAELPDAADLKSRLAQNPQDDEAAYQLAIQQLARQQYDAALEGLLKLFIRNRGYSEGLPHKTLLQVFELLGNDHPLVTVYRRKMFAALY